Proteins from one Setaria italica strain Yugu1 chromosome V, Setaria_italica_v2.0, whole genome shotgun sequence genomic window:
- the LOC101780696 gene encoding 40S ribosomal protein S18, giving the protein MSLIAGEDFQHILRLLNTNVDGKQKIMFALTSIKGVGRRFSNIVCKKADIDMNKRAGELSPDELERLMTVVANPRQFKVPDWFLNRKKDYKDGRFSQVVSNALDMKLRDDLERLKKIRNHRGLRHYWGLRVRGQHTKTTGRRGKTVGVSKKR; this is encoded by the exons ATG TCGCTGATCGCGGGGGAGGACTTCCAGCACATCCTGCGTCTGCTCAACACCAACGTGGATGGCAAGCAGAAGATCATGTTCGCGCTCACCTCCATCAAGGGTGTCGGCCGCCGCTTCTCCAACATCGTCTGCAAGAAGGCCGACATTGACATGAACAAGCG GGCTGGTGAGCTGTCCCCAGATGAGCTTGAGCGCCTCATGACCGTGGTTGCCAACCCCCGCCAGTTCAAGGTCCCTGACTGGTTCCTCAACAGGAAGAAGGACTACAAGGATGGTAGGTTCTCCCAGGTAGTTTCCAACGCCCTTGACATGAAGCTCAGGGATGACCTTGAGAGGCTGAAAAAGATCAG GAACCACCGTGGGCTGCGTCACTACTGGGGCCTGCGTGTCCGTGGACAGCACACCAAGACCACCGGAAGGCGTGGAAAGACTGTCGGTGTGTCGAAGAAGAGATAA